A single region of the Lotus japonicus ecotype B-129 chromosome 4, LjGifu_v1.2 genome encodes:
- the LOC130713899 gene encoding uncharacterized protein LOC130713899, with translation MDESEITKFSLNVKKDEKDGSPRGLNPAISKFFVQLPNKLQNILQSRLSRLAKQNGINWMRSVQRNGDGSFDASEAELAEQLRAWKENPSWVDKPPQIKVTVPKGSLCSLNAEVDVGLPPGAVYNIVIDPDNRRVFKNIKEVLSRKVLVDEGHRQVVDLEQAAIWRFLWWSGTISINVLVDQNRKDYSMKFKQTKTGFMKKFEGCWRVEPLFVDEATCYPFKPVTKEDYNVCTRGKGRIGSKVSLQQILQPAVVPPPPISWYLRGITARTTEMLVTDLVEETVRIRGGYEAEKSIEEEFGGKPGKNVDLIDNTSDIKERWILRRKNAKQGYRKLQSAK, from the exons ATGGATGAGTCAGAGATTACCAAGTTCAGCTTAAATGTCAAGAAGGATGAAAAAGATGGGTCCCCAAGGGGATTGAATCCAGCAATCTCTAAATTTTTTGTGCAGCTCCCTAACAAGCTTCAGAATATTCTACAG TCACGGCTAAGTAGATTAGCAAAGCAGAATGGAATAAATTGGATGAGATCTGTTCAGAGAAATGGAGATGGGTCTTTCGATGCCTCTGAAGCTGAACTAGCTGAGCAACTGCGAGCATGGAAAGAAAACCCTTCTTGGGTTGATAAGCCGCCGCAAATAAAG GTGACTGTTCCCAAAGGCTcactttgcagcctcaatgcagAAGTTGATGTTGGGCTACCCCCTGGTGCAGTATATAATATAGTGATAGATCCTGACAATAGAAGAGTTTTCAAGAATATCAAA GAAGTGTTATCCAGAAAAGTTTTGGTTGATGAGGGTCACAGGCAAGTGGTTGATCTTGAGCAAGCAGCCATTTGGAGATTTCTGTGGTGGTCTGGTACTATTTCGATTAATGTTTTAGTAGACCAAAACAGAAAAGACTACTCT ATGAAGTTCAAGCAAACCAAGACTGGATTCATGAAGAAGTTTGAGGGCTGCTGGAGGGTAGAGCCTTTATTTGTTGATGAAGCAACATGTTATCCCTTTAAACCCGTGACAAAAGAAGATTATAATGTGTGTACAAGAGGCAAAGGAAGAATTGGGTCTAAAGTTAGCCTGCAACAGATACTTCAACCGGCCGTTGTCCCTCCCCCTCCCATATCATGGTATTTGAGGGGAATTACAGCGCGAACAACTGAGATGCTGGTAACTGATCTGGTAGAAGAAACTGTAAGAATCAGAGGAGGATATGAAGCTGAAAAGTCTATAGAGGAGGAGTTTGGGGGAAAACCTGGCAAGAACGTTGACCTAATTGATAACACTAGTGACATTAAAGAAAGATGGATTTTACGTAGAAAAAATGCAAAGCAGGGTTATAGGAAACTGCAGTCTGCTAAATGA
- the LOC130711492 gene encoding pantothenate kinase 1 — translation MDSREVQTEVNSDPNREIHVYHLALDIGGSLAKLVYFTKDGDHFVDGEEGISPRKALETSNGSRNHPVLNGRLNFKKFETSKINDCLDFIKTMKLHLGGSQQHENPGSQPITIKATGGGAYKFADLFKERLGIVLDKEDEMDCLVAGANFLLEVVHREAFTYMGDQKQFVEIDQNDLYPYLLVNIGSGVGMIKVEGDGKFERVSGTSIGGGTFWGLGRLLTQCKSFDELLELSYRGNNRAVDMLVGDIYGGMDYAKIGLSSTAIASSFGKAISDNKEREDYKPEDMARSLLRMISNNIGQISYLNAVRFGLKRIFFGGFFIRRHPFTMDTLSVAVNFWSKGEAQAMFLRHEGFLGAMGAFMRSDKHGLKELLVNQVAQQTPTKFSFAVDKIHGPVDGELNGDESIECSVYAA, via the exons ATGGATTCCAGAGAGGTTCAAACTGAAGTGAATTCGGATCCTAATCGAGAAATTCATGTATATCATCTGGCTTTGGATATTGGGG GATCTCTTGCCAAGTTAGTATACTTCACGAAAGATGGTGATCATTTTGTTGATGGTGAGGAGGGGATCTCGCCTAGAAAGGCGTTGGAGACATCCAATGGCAGTAGGAACCATCCTGTTCTTAATGGGAGGCTCAATTTTAAGAAGTTTGAAACAAGCAAGATAAATGATTGTTTAGATTTTATCAAGACCATGAAACTTCATCTTGGAG GCAGTCAGCAGCATGAAAATCCTGGAAGTCAACCAATAACTATTAAG GCCACAGGTGGTGGTGCATACAAATTTGCAGACCTCTTCAAGGAAAGATTGGGGATAGTTCTTGACAAGGAAGATGAAATGGATTGTCTTGTTGCAGGAGCGAATTTTCTTCTCGAG GTGGTTCACCGGGAAGCATTCACCTATATGGGTGATCAAAAGCAATTTGTGGAGATTGACCAAAATGATCTGTATCCCTATCTTCTTGTTAATATTGGCTCTGGTGTTGGCATGATCAAG GTGGAAGGAGATGGAAAGTTTGAGCGAGTTAGTGGAACAAGTATAGGTGGAGGCACTTTCTGGGGTTTAGGACGGCTTTTAACTCAGTGCAAGAg TTTTGATGAGTTGCTGGAATTAAGTTATCGGGGAAACAACAGAGCGGTTGATATGCTTGTTGGAGATATTTATGGTGGAATGGACTATGCAAAG ATAGGTCTTTCATCAACGGCAATAGCCTCTAGTTTTGGAAAGGCCATTTCTGACAATAAGGAGCGTGAAGATTACAAACCTGAAGACATGGCTCGATCTCTTCTAAGAATGATCTCAAATAATATCGGACAG ATCTCTTACTTAAATGCCGTTCGATTTGGGCTTAAGAGGATATTTTTCGGTGGATTTTTTATTCGGAGGCATCCTTTCACAATGGATACCCTCTCTGTTGCTGTTAATTTCTG GTCTAAAGGTGAGGCACAAGCAATGTTCTTGCGGCATGAAGGGTTTCTTGGAGCTATGGGTGCCTTCATGAGATCTGACAAACATGGCCTCAAGGAATTATTGGTTAATCAAGTGGCGCAACAAACTCCCACCAAGTTTTCCTTTGCTGTTGATAAAATACATGGTCCAGTAGATGGGGAATTAAATGGAGATGAAAGTATAGAGTGCAGTGTGTATGCAGCCTAG